The genomic stretch ATAGGTAAATCTACGCGTGATGCGCTCCAATTCCGAGATAGAATATTTGGATGGATCTAACTGGATTCCACCTTTTCCACCACCATAAGGCAAACCTGCCAAAGATGTTTTCCAGGTCATCCAGGTAGCTAGCGCGCGAGCCGCATCAATATCTACAGTTGGGTGGTAGCGTAAACCGCCTTTGTACGGTCCTAGGGCGTTGTTGTGTTGTACACGGTAGCCCGTAAATACTTCCACGCTTCCATCATCCATTTTTACTGGAAAGTGAACTACGATTTCATTGTTGGTGATGGCTAAAATTTTGCGCACAGCCGGGGTGAGATTCATCAGATCAGCAGCTTTTTCGTACTGATGTTTCACGTTTTCATACATGCCCATTCTAGGCTTTTCTTTTGTAATCATGTGATCGTTTAATGGTTATAAATAGTGTTCGCAATGAAATGTGATGATGTCATCATTTCTCCAGTGGCAATCATCTTTCAGTTCACAGTTTCCGCATAGCCCCGTAAAATGCTTAAGCTCCGGTTCGTGAAATGTTTTGATTTGAGATTCTACCGTGCTTGCAAAGTGTTCATCGCAAGTATGCACCGCATGCCCATTGCGAAGAGTGCATTGGGTGTTGTAATCACAATTGGTACATAGGCTTAATGTCAATTCCATAGGGGCAATGTTTTGTTGCCACTCCATAGTCAATAGGTGTGCCCTTAAAGAAAGCTAAAGGTTGAAAAAGTTATAAGTTAAAGGTTGCTAGTGGTTTAGGTTTTTAGGCTTTCGCCAAATGTGTTTGCGTATCGGGGAGAAATTACCCGGCCGGGTAGAAATGTATCGGACCTTATTCTTAAGGACGAAACAGGAAATAATCGAAATTTCTATGAAGCAAGAAACGAATGAAAATTAAAGTTGGTTGGATAAAATTTGTCCTTATGATTTTTGAAGAGCCATACTTACTTCTTCCAAGTTTTCGCCAGAATCGGCCAGTATCACCAATTTGTCATCAGCATGAATTACGCTAGTGTCGTTGGGCATAATGTATTTGCCATCTCTCTCAATGAGCGCAATAATGGAGTTTTTTGGAAACTTTAAATCCACAATTTTTTTACCCACAGAAGGGCATGCCTCTGAAATTAGCATTTCTTTCATAGCAGCCTTAGGGTGATTGGCTTTTAATACATCGGTGGGGTGGCTAAGTTTTTTTTCCTCCGGAAGCCCTACACCAAGCCAGCTAGCTACTTTGCCTAGCGTGGTGCCTTGCAATAGCACCGAGCTCACCGAGATAAAGAAAACAATGTTGAATATAATATTGGCTTTGTCAATTCCTGCCAAAAGCGGGTATGTGGCAAATACAATAGGTACGGCACCTCGCAGTCCAACCCAGGAGATATAAAAACGTCTCTGAAGTTTCATTTTAAAAGGAAGCAGAGAAACGAAAACGGCCAGGGGGCGAGCCACAAAAATTAGGAAAATCGAAATCAAAAGACCGATGCCTATATAGGGTATGATTTGACTTGGGAAAACCAATAGCCCGAGGGTAAGGAAAAGTACAATTTGCATGAGCCAAGCAAGCCCGTCAAACATACCAAGTATTGTTTTTTTATGAATGAGGTTTTGATTACCCAAATAAACCGAGCACAGATAAATAGCTAAAAAACCATTTCCCCCGATGGCATCAGTGGTAGAGTAGGTGATAAACATAAGAGCAATGACCAACACGGGGTACAGCCCTTCAAAATCTAAGCGGATATTGTTGATGACCCATTTGCTTATTTTACCGAAAAGGAAACCAGCACCAGCACCGATGGCCATTTGCATAAAAAACAGAGGAAGGAGCGACCATAAACTTTTTTCGGGCTCCACTACCATCCCCAAAAAGGCAATGGTCAACACATAGGCCATTGGGTCATTACTACCACTTTCAAGCTCAAGGGTAGGTCTAAGGTTTTTCTTTAGAGCAAGATTTTTACCCCTTAAAATTGAAAAGACTGCTGCCGCATCTGTGGAGGATACTATGGCTCCCAGAAGGAGACTTTCATAAATGGTGAAGTCGGTGACTAAAAAAACAAAGTACCCGAGACCAAGAGCTGTAAGTAAAACACCAAAGGTGGATAGAGCTAATCCTACTCGTAGAACCGGCTTTACGGTAGACCAACTGGTGTCTAAACCTCCCGAAAAAAGGATGAAGTTTAATGATACAATTCCTATAAACTGGGCAATCTGTGGATTGTCAAAATAAATCCCTCCCAAACCTTCTGAACCGGCCAACATCCCTATAGTCAAAAACAAAAGTAGGGTAGGGATACCGAACTTAAAGCTGGTTTTTCCAACCAAGATGCTTATCAAAAGCAGCAAGGAACCAATCAGGACTATATTTTCTATGGTGATGTTCACGGTTGCAAACATCGGGATAGTTACTTAAACATAAGATAGCTGCGCAGAGAAAGTAAAATTTCAATGATATGCAGGCGAATAATGGTTCCGTTATTGTGGGAGTTTATTATTTTAAGGAGGGGAGGGAGATTAAAATGCCCAAACTCTTCTTTGGAAAGAGGAGTTTGGGCGGTAAGTTATTAGCTTACTTACTTCACTTTTTCAATACTTCGTACCCACTTTTCAGCAAGTATATACTCTTCAGAAACTGAGGGTAAAATGTCAGAATCATAAAACTCTAACTTTTGTTGTGGTGCATTTTTAAGCTGAATGGCCAAGTGGATTTTTTCCAGGTTGGGGCCGTCCATTTCCTTTGCTATTGTACAGCTTTTCATGTTGCGCAAATCTATTTGTGTAGTCTCCAAGCCATGACCGTTTAACTTGGTATAAAACAGCTTTTTTGAAGTTTCATCGATTCCTATACTGTATATTTTGTTCCATGTATCGGATTGTGAAATGTTGACTCCGGCCTGTGTAGCCGCTTCTTTAAACTGTGTTTGTAATTTTTTATTTGCTTGATTTGAAGTGTAGTGTAGCCACAAAATAGGTATTAGGCAAACTACTAAAATACCCAGCCCTACCAGGGCTGTTGTTATATTAAAATCCATTGTTTTTTTATTTTGATAAATACTGGAGATGCCTGCCATAACAGATAGTATGGCGGGTGTGATTGATTTTACATAAGCTAATGTGAAAGCTTAAATCAAATATTTACCAATGCGAATGGAAGGGGTAGATGATTTCGCTGAGTAATAAGCCAGGTTGTATAAGTTGGCTTTTGCTCAGGTAGTTTTTCTTTAGTTGAGAAAAATACTGTTGACTTGTTTTTTCATTTTTCGAAAATAATGTCAGGCTGCCAAGTATAGGTTCTAGCCCGCCAATTGATCTGATCCAAGTATCACTGGAAGATGTGTTTTCCAGAAGTACAAAGTCGGGTTGATCTGCAAAGAAAATTTGCATAACATCACCACGGTCAGGAGTATCTGCAACAGTATGAGTGCTTCCAAACCTAAGAGCTAAAAAGCTGCTGAGAAAGACCAGACCAATTAATAAATAGGCTGAAATCCATCTGAGGAAAGTGTTGCTATGTAATACCGAGCTTTTGATCACTTTGTAATAATGCGAAAATCAAATCTGAAGGATTTCCGCTGTGCAATATTACTGCCAAAGACTCCAAAAAATGAAATTATTTTAAAGGGTAAAAAGAAGTGATGTACTTTAGTACTTTAAGTACTGACAACAACCCACAAAATCCCGCGAAGATGATAAGAGTAATTTTTACGACCATAGTTTTTATGATAGTGAGCCTTTCGGCAAATGCACAATTAGAAGTAAAGCAAAGTCCGCATTCTCCAGAAGAAACCATGGCCATGTTGAAGGAAATAATAACCGAAAAGGGCTTGACTATTTTTAGCGAGGTGGATCACGCGGAACAAGCACAGCAAGTGGGTATGGAACTACATTCCGTAGGTATACTTTCATTTGGCGATCCAAAAGTGGGCACCATACTTATGCAAGCCGATCCGCATGTGGCGATAGAGCTTCCTTTAAAAATAATGGTTTTTGAAAGGAATGGCAGAACCATGATGGGCTATACAGATCCTGAGACTTATAGTGAAAAATACAATTTAGAAGGTCAGGAAGAAATTTTAAAGAAGATGCACAATCTGCTCGAGGAAATGGTGGAGACTGTTGTGAATAATTAGGATAGCTTTATCACAGCTTCCCTCTCAAAGTTTTCCTATCAATCCCCAATATTTCGGCAGCTTTGGTTTTATTACCACCAACCGAAAGGAGCACTTTTTCAATATGCTTTTTCTCTACTTCCGCCAAAGTAGCCCATTGATTATCTTCAATATCAGAAGAAGGAGCTGCCATTTTTAGATGGTCAGGCAGTTGGTCAATTCCTATTTCATCATCGGCCATTATAATGCATCGCTGTATAGTATTTTCTAGTTCACGGATGTTTCCGGGCCAGTGATAGCGAAGTAACACTTCCATAGCCTTTGCTGTAATGTGGAGCTTTGGTTTATTAAATTCTCTAATAAACTTCCCCACAAAGTAACTTGCCAAAATGGGGATATCATCTTTACGCTTTCGTAAAGGTGGAATTTCCAAATTCACCACATTGAGACGGTAGTACAAGTCTTCGCGAAAGGTTCCCGTTTTAGACATTTCCAGCAAATCACTGTTGGTGGCGGCTACCACACGAACGTCAATTTTTTGAGCTTTGGTAGAACCAATCATCATCACTTCTTTTTCCTGAAGGACCCGTAAAAGTCTTTGCTGTACCTGGAGAGATGCGTTTCCAATTTCATCTAAAAATATAGTGCCACCATCAGCGGCCTGAAAGAAACCTGCTCTGGTAGAATCAGCTCCTGTAAATGCACCTTTGGTATAACCAAAAAGTTCGCTTTCTAATAGGTTTTCGGGAATGCCACCACAGTTTACCGCTACAAATGGAGACTTGGCAAAACGCCCGCTGTAATGAATAGCACGAGCCACTAGCTCTTTTCCAGTTCCGCTTTCACCGTTTATGAGTGTGGTTACTTTATTGTCTTTGATGCGCTCAATCACATCTTTTGTTTTCTCTAGAGCTTCTGATTGACCAATGATTCCGTGGTAAGAGAGGGCGGCCTTATTTTTATCCGCTCCCGAAGTAAGCACCTCGGCTTGTTTTGCTCCACGGGTGTTCAGCAAAGATTTGTTTACGGCAGACTCCAGTTCAGCCTTAGTAAATGGTTTTACCAAATAATCAATCGCACCAGACTTTACAGCGTCAATGGCATTTTCTACCGAAGGATAGCCAGTAATAACCAGCACTGGCAATTGCGGAAAATTTTCGGAGGCATATTTTACCAACTGCATTCCATTAACCCCTGGCATTTGAAGGTCGGTGATTAATAAGTCCGGCTTACTTCCCTTGAGGATATCTACAGCATCCATCACATTGCTGGCCTGAAATGTGGTGTGCCCCAAGTCGCCCAGCTGGCGCCTCAGCACCTCAAGCATATCATGTGAATCATCTACTATAAGTATGTGCTCTATGCTCATGGGTGTAGTGGTAATGTTACATTAAAAGTAGTGCCCTTTCCTATTTCTGTACTAAAATGGATGTTGCCTTTGTGACTCCGCACAATGCCATGCACCACACTTAAGCCAAGTCCAGAGCCTTCGCCAATAGGCTTTGTTGTAAAAAAAGGTTCAAATATTTTATCCCTTACATTCTCAGGAATTCCGCTGCCTTCATCAGCAATAATGATGCTGAGGTTTTTGTTGGCAGTGAGTAGCTTTACGCGAATAGTGCTTTCGGGCGGAGAAGCGTAAATAGCATTTATAAGAAGGTTAAAAATCACCTGTGTAATCTGAATAGGATCGAGGCGGCCGAAAGTGTTTTTAGGATCTTTTTCCAATTCAATGTTTATCTGTGCATTTTGTAAAGAAGGTTTTAAAAGCTTTAAAGCATCTTCTACCAAGGGGTTGATGGCAATGGATTCCATCTGCTGTGGCATTTCGCAGCTAAAAAACATAAGCTTCTTTACAACCTCTCGGGCATAGATGGCAGAGTCGGTTATTTTTTGAGCATCATGGGCCACTTGCTGTTCCTTTGTTTCTTCAGCTATAAGCTGTGAAAACCCCAGAATATTGCCCAATGGAGTGTTCAATTCATGCGCAATGCCAGCGGTGATTTCACCAAGTATGGAGAGGCGATCATTTCTTTCTACCGAACGTTTTAGCTTTTCCTCATGCTCAATATGCTGATGACGATCTACAATATTTGCTATTTCGTGAGCTACTTTTTTTAAAAGCTGAGTTTCCTCATGAAGAAAAGACTCGCTCGAATATTTTGAGGCGGGGTAATGAACAGAAACTTTTCCCACCTGTACATGATCTATCAAAATAGGGGTAGAAATAGAGACCGTTTGTTGAGGTAATTCAGTAGAGAAGTATTGACGGTTAGGAAGGTTTATTTCGGCAACAGCCGCATCACTGTGCAACCATGCTTGAGCTACCCTTTCGGTAATTGCTTGAAGCAAATCTTCAATGGAGTCTGAATGTTCAGAGGCAAGAGTGGAGATATCATAAAGACATGTAAGCTCCTTTATCCTTTCATTTAGTGTTTCTACAAGCTCCTGATTTCCCATGCGCAAATTTTAGACGAAGGTACTCACTTAGTCGAAAAGCCAAATAGTAATAACTAATCGACTGTTGCTATGTGGGAACTAATAAAGGAGGTTATCTAGAGGAAAAATAATTTATGGCAAGGGAATATTTATCAGTTTTTAATTTGGGTGGCAAACCCTGAAAATAAGTAAAACACGAGTTTTATAAGTACTGGCTAAAGTGACGAAAGTCATAGAATAGACCTTGGGCTTTGCACACCTTGCAAACCTGATTTTATATGTATGATGCACAATTTTCACATTCCCGTTTTAGGTCTTTCATTTAGCATAGATACTCCCCTTAAGGTGGCGCACTATGGCATTTCTTCGGTAATGTCGCTCAGTAGTGATGCCTTGGTAGAAGATATGCGAGCCCATTATTGCAGGGAAAATAATTTAGCCTACAAGCCTATTTCTGAAAAAGAAGAAGACTACCGAGCCAAGCGAATAACGGCATATCTAAATATGGTAAACTTACTGGTACTCCAAAACTTGGACAATCTTAAAAAACAATCACTGGATACAGAAAGTGAACTTACTAAGTATCTGGATTTGTTACCGGATGATTGCCAAATGAAACATTGGTATTTGGGTTATTGCCGAACATCTGACATGGCCATACGGGATGTTTTGGAGCATTTGATACGTAGCAGCATTGTAGCCGGTTCGGCTGATGTAAATATTATGACCAAGGTGAACAAAGCCAATTTTGATAGCAATGGCCAAGTTTTGCCTCCTGAATATAATGATGCTCTGGCAGCTTTGCGCGGATTTGCCAATAGTGAATTGAACAGTGCTATGGTTTTTTCAGCGGGCTTCAACCCCAGGCTTTACAGTTACTTGGAAGAGTTTTCTTGTTTTTACCCCAATGAAAAAGGGGAGATTAAAAAGAAGATAATCCTCAAAGTGAGTGATTACCGTTCAGCAGTAATTCAAGGGAAATTTTTAGCGAAAAAAGGAATTTGGATTTCTGAGTTTAGGATTGAGTCTGGTTTAAATTGTGGAGGCCATGCCTTTGCTACCGAGGGTTTACTGATGGGGCCAATCTTGAAGGAATTTAAAGAAAACAGGGAAAGCCTGTGCCAAGAGCTTTTTGATTTGTGTAAAACGGTATGGTGCAAAAAGGAAATATCCTTTGGGGAAATAGCCCCTACATTAAATATTACCGTACAGGGTGGCATAGGCACGGCTGCTGAACAGGAGTTTTTGATAAATCATTACAAGGTTCAAAGCACAGGCTGGGGTACTCCATTTTTGCTGGTGCCAGAAGCAACTACCGTAGATGCAGCTACATTAGAAAAGTTGATAGCTGCAAAAAGCGAAGACCTTTATTTAAGTAAAACTTCGCCTCTGGGCGTCCCTTTCAATAATTTGAAGGACAGCGATAGTGAAAAGGTGCTCCAGCAAAGGATGAAGAAAGACAGGCCTGGCAGCCCATGCCTTAAAAAATATTTGGTGTCAAACACTGAGTTTACAAAAGAGCCCATTTGTACGGCCTCACGCCAATACCAGCATCTAAAAATACAGGAGCTTGAGGCAAAAAAACTGGATGAAGAAGCTCACCAAAAAGCTTATGAAGATATTGTGGTTAAAGCTTGCTTATGCGAAGATTTGGCTGCATCAGCTTATACAAAATACGAAGTAAAACCAAAGGTAAAACCGGCTACGGCCATTTGCCCTGGGCCTAATCTGGCTTTCTTCTCAAGGAAGTATTCGCTCAAGGAAATGGTGGGAAACATATATGGAAGGGAATCTTTGCTGAGCAGCGACTCACGCCCTCACATGTTTATCAATGAACTAAAAATGTATGTGGATTATTTGGAAAAAGAATGGGCAGAAGTAGGTGAAATGTTGAATGCCAAGCAGGAAAAATATCTGGCTTCATTTAAAGCAAATCTGGAGACCGGCATTAGCTATTACCAAGCTTTGAGCAAGGATATAAAGATGCCAACTTTTAGTTGTGACTTGTCAAATATAGCAGCGAAGCTTAATCTTTTGGGGCTAGGAAAACCTATAACATCTTAATTTATACTTAGCCATAGGTATGTGAATACCCTGTCTTTGCGCTAAGCAAACTCAGGGTATTTTATTTTTAAGCATACCACTCTGCATAAGAAGTTTCGGTTTCAAAAAGCCTAAGTCTATTCAGGCGAATATCTGCTGGTAGCTTTGGTACTAATAGTTTGGCAAAATGAAGAATGAGGTTTTCGCAGGTAGGTTGAAAAGGAACGAGTTTTATTCTTTCAAAAGGTAAATCATTCAATACCTGGGCATAGGGTGCATTTTGGTTGATCACCAGGGCATGGTCAAAAGTGTTCATGATTTGTTCGTTCACGAGTTTTTTAAGTTCACTAAAATCCATCAACATGCCATCATCACTAGCGCCAGGACTGTTTTTGGTTTCACCGGTAAGGGTAACATAAAGCTTGTAGGAGTGACCATGAATATTTTTACATAATCCATCATGGCTGGTTAGTACGTGAGCCATCTCAAAACGAAATATTTTGGTAACGGTTAGGTAATTGGACAGGGCAAAGTGCTCCATTTCTAATTTGGGTTTGATAGGGATTTATTAGTAATAAATGTTGAGTCGGTAAGTGTTTTTAGGAAAGCCACCAACTGTTCTGTTTCTTCTGGGGTAAGCCCAAGCCTGAGCTCTCCGTTACTTTTTACCATTACGGGGTCTAATGAAGGGCTGTGGTTTACCCCTTTATTGTAAAAGTCCACCACCTCTTCAATGGAGGCATAGCGGCCATCGTGCATAAAGCGGTTTCTTAGACTGAGGTTACGCAAAGTGGGGGTGCGCATGTGGCTCAATTGGCCAGAGTCGCGGCTGGTAGAAAAGTAGCCCCAATTTTCAGGGTTTTCAAAAGTGCTGTCTACACCATTATTATGCAATTGGCTATCGGTAAACAGTGGTGGCATATGGCAGTGATAGCAGCTGCTTTTTTCACTGCTGAATATGCGATAACCTTTGAGTTCTTTATCCGAAAAACTTTCGGTGCCGGCCATCACGCGGTCATATTTGCTATCTGCTGAAATCAGGATCCTGAAAAATTGGGCCAAAGCTTTGGCTACATCATGTGAGGTGATAGTATTGGAGTTATAAGCTTCGGCAAAGAGCTCGGGATATTCAGGGTGTTTATTGAGTTTCGAAATATCGGTGCCAAAGAATTCTTCTACTTCAAAAAGCATCACGTCCTCTAGGTTTCCTTGCTCGCGGCCATCCCACATATAAATGTCTTTCCAAGCCATGTTTACATGTGGTAATACGGGCATTCCTTGAGTGGTAGGTATGGTAAACCCTTTTTTTTGCCAATGGCATGATGAGCAAGAGAGCCCATTATTACTGAGTATTGGGTCATAATACAACCTTCTGCCAAGAGCTACCCGCTCTTCGTAAGGTTGATTATTATCTGGTATTTCCATTTTGGGGAAACCCTTGGGAATGCTTATAGAGTAAGGTGTGAGGCCTTCGGGTTCTGGCTTATCATTTTTGCAGCTTATAATTAAAGTGAGTAGCGCCAGTATAATTAGCACACTTATGCCAAAGGCTGGGTTTTGTATTCTTTTCGATTTATTGATTTTTCTCATTTTTCGAAGTGTTAATGAAGAATACTAAACACGTTGCGACCATTATTTACCAGAATTTGCATCTGGGATCCATTGCCCATGGTGTAGCCATCTTCTTTGGTAAGATCATATAGGTAAGGGTTGTCAAACCATTCGTTTACATCCATTACTATAGTTATGTGGTTGGTGATATTGTCTTTAATTTGTTGTGTGTAAGGAAAACCTACGGTCAATAGGTTGTCATTGTTTCCAAGGTGAAATGCAAAGGTTCCAAAGTCGTCCCCGTCTTTCCAGTGTCCTTCAAATTTCATAAAATGATACCCGCCACCAAGATCGATGGGCCAGTACATGCCTAGGTCATTGTAGTTTAGCTCAAAGGCATCGTGCCAGTTGTATTCAGGCACTATTCCCATCGAAAAACTGATCGAATCATATTTCCCAACAGGTATATTTTGTTCCAGTTTGTTGTTGTACTTCAGGTACTTACCATTTATAGAAGTGGGTCTGGCTTTGGATTTGTGAATCAAGGCTCCATTTTGATATAGGCAAACACCGCTTATAAAATACTTAAGGTAGCTTACCCTATACTCATTGCCGGCTGCGTTAGTATAAAACGTGTTATCAAAATTAAGTGAGTCTCCACCAGCTTGATGCCTGAATTCAAAATGTATCGCCCCGAGTTGTTTGGTTTCTTGATTAGAGTCTTTGCTACAACTGCTAAGCATTAGTGATAATAAGACAGGGATATATAAGGTTTTCATCTGGGAGGCATTACACATAATATTTTCTTATGTGAAAGTAAGCCTGCTCATTTTCGTTTTCAATGATAACTGTCAGGTTAGATCAGTTGTTATAATTGAAAAAACAGTCAAGATTAGGTAAGTGCAAACCTGATATTTATCAGTGCTTATGGCAGGTTCAAACCTTAGTTTTGGTCTTTAAAATAGGCCATTACAAAAGGATGACTACAGAAGAATTAAAGCAGGAAATCTCGCGTTTGCGCAAAGAGCAAAACGTAGTGATTTTGGCTCATTACTATCAAGTGCCGGAAATACAAGATGTAGCAGATTTTGTTGGTGATAGTTTGGCTTTGGCGCAGGAAGCCGCAAAAACCGATGCTGAAATAATTGTATTTGCAGGGGTTCACTTTATGGCAGAAACGGCAAAAATTTTAAACCCAAATAAGAAGGTGTTATTGCCGGATTTGGAAGCAGGTTGCTCGCTGGCTGAGTCTTGCCCACCCGAAAGTTTTGCGGTGTATAGCGCAAAGTATCCGGACCATATTGTGGTGAGCTACATCAATTGTACGGCTGAGGTAAAAACCATGACGGACATTGTGTGCACCAGTTCAAATGCGGTAAAGATTATAAACTCTATTCCGGCTGAAAGGCCCATCATTTTTGCACCTGATGTGAACCTTGGAAAATACCTTATAAAAACAACCGGACGGAATATGAAACTGTGGGACGGGGCCTGCATAGTGCATGAGGCTTTTGATTTGGAAAAAATAGTGAAGCTTAAAACCGATCACCCTGAAGCCAAAATAATTGCCCATCCAGAATCAGAAGCTCATATTTTGAAAGTGGCCAATTTTGTTGGGTCTACAGCAGCACTGTTAAAATTTGCCCAAGAGGATGATGCCCAAACCTATATTGTAGCAACGGAGCATGGCATTTTACATAAAATGGCTCAAAACCTTCCACAAAAAAAACTGATACCCGCACCAAGTGTAGAAGACAACACCTGTGCTTGTAGTGAATGCGCCTTTATGAAAGTGAATACTTTACAAAAGTTGCATGATTGCCTAAAGTATGGTTATCCAGAAATTACTTTAGATAAAGAGATTATCCGAAAAGCTCGACTCCCCATTGAGCGCATGTTTGAAGTAACAAACCAATCTAGCCCTTGCGAAGCGAAAGCCACGATATAATAGTGATAGGATCAGGTATTGCGGGGCTCAGTTTTGCTTTACATTGTTCTGCTTTTTTTCCTTTACGGAAGATAGTCGTGCTGAGCAAAGCCTTAATCAATGAGTCAAATACAAGCTGTGCACAAGGTGGTATAGCGGCCGTGATGAACCATTTGGAAGATTCATACGAGCAACACATAAAGGATACACTGCAAGCGGGTGATGGACTTTGTGATAAGCGAATAGTAGAAATGGTAGTGCAAAAGGCACCAGAGGAAATGAGGCAGCTGATGCAATGGGGAGTAAACTTTGATGGGAATGGAAATCAACCTGACCTGGGCAAGGAAGGAGGGCATAGCACAAACCGAATTTTACATTGTAGAGACCACACGGGGGCAAGTATTATAGAAGTACTCCTAAGGCGATGCGAAGAGGCGGCCAACATTGAGTTGCGCAAAAATCATTTTGTGCTGGAACTTTTAAAAAATAATGATTTGGGTATGGCCTGTACTGGAGCTATGGTATG from Owenweeksia hongkongensis DSM 17368 encodes the following:
- a CDS encoding sensor histidine kinase — translated: MGNQELVETLNERIKELTCLYDISTLASEHSDSIEDLLQAITERVAQAWLHSDAAVAEINLPNRQYFSTELPQQTVSISTPILIDHVQVGKVSVHYPASKYSSESFLHEETQLLKKVAHEIANIVDRHQHIEHEEKLKRSVERNDRLSILGEITAGIAHELNTPLGNILGFSQLIAEETKEQQVAHDAQKITDSAIYAREVVKKLMFFSCEMPQQMESIAINPLVEDALKLLKPSLQNAQINIELEKDPKNTFGRLDPIQITQVIFNLLINAIYASPPESTIRVKLLTANKNLSIIIADEGSGIPENVRDKIFEPFFTTKPIGEGSGLGLSVVHGIVRSHKGNIHFSTEIGKGTTFNVTLPLHP
- a CDS encoding potassium/proton antiporter, with translation MNITIENIVLIGSLLLLISILVGKTSFKFGIPTLLLFLTIGMLAGSEGLGGIYFDNPQIAQFIGIVSLNFILFSGGLDTSWSTVKPVLRVGLALSTFGVLLTALGLGYFVFLVTDFTIYESLLLGAIVSSTDAAAVFSILRGKNLALKKNLRPTLELESGSNDPMAYVLTIAFLGMVVEPEKSLWSLLPLFFMQMAIGAGAGFLFGKISKWVINNIRLDFEGLYPVLVIALMFITYSTTDAIGGNGFLAIYLCSVYLGNQNLIHKKTILGMFDGLAWLMQIVLFLTLGLLVFPSQIIPYIGIGLLISIFLIFVARPLAVFVSLLPFKMKLQRRFYISWVGLRGAVPIVFATYPLLAGIDKANIIFNIVFFISVSSVLLQGTTLGKVASWLGVGLPEEKKLSHPTDVLKANHPKAAMKEMLISEACPSVGKKIVDLKFPKNSIIALIERDGKYIMPNDTSVIHADDKLVILADSGENLEEVSMALQKS
- a CDS encoding MbnP family protein, with the protein product MKTLYIPVLLSLMLSSCSKDSNQETKQLGAIHFEFRHQAGGDSLNFDNTFYTNAAGNEYRVSYLKYFISGVCLYQNGALIHKSKARPTSINGKYLKYNNKLEQNIPVGKYDSISFSMGIVPEYNWHDAFELNYNDLGMYWPIDLGGGYHFMKFEGHWKDGDDFGTFAFHLGNNDNLLTVGFPYTQQIKDNITNHITIVMDVNEWFDNPYLYDLTKEDGYTMGNGSQMQILVNNGRNVFSILH
- a CDS encoding DUF302 domain-containing protein; amino-acid sequence: MIRVIFTTIVFMIVSLSANAQLEVKQSPHSPEETMAMLKEIITEKGLTIFSEVDHAEQAQQVGMELHSVGILSFGDPKVGTILMQADPHVAIELPLKIMVFERNGRTMMGYTDPETYSEKYNLEGQEEILKKMHNLLEEMVETVVNN
- a CDS encoding 6-pyruvoyl trahydropterin synthase family protein — protein: MEHFALSNYLTVTKIFRFEMAHVLTSHDGLCKNIHGHSYKLYVTLTGETKNSPGASDDGMLMDFSELKKLVNEQIMNTFDHALVINQNAPYAQVLNDLPFERIKLVPFQPTCENLILHFAKLLVPKLPADIRLNRLRLFETETSYAEWYA
- a CDS encoding cytochrome-c peroxidase, whose amino-acid sequence is MRKINKSKRIQNPAFGISVLIILALLTLIISCKNDKPEPEGLTPYSISIPKGFPKMEIPDNNQPYEERVALGRRLYYDPILSNNGLSCSSCHWQKKGFTIPTTQGMPVLPHVNMAWKDIYMWDGREQGNLEDVMLFEVEEFFGTDISKLNKHPEYPELFAEAYNSNTITSHDVAKALAQFFRILISADSKYDRVMAGTESFSDKELKGYRIFSSEKSSCYHCHMPPLFTDSQLHNNGVDSTFENPENWGYFSTSRDSGQLSHMRTPTLRNLSLRNRFMHDGRYASIEEVVDFYNKGVNHSPSLDPVMVKSNGELRLGLTPEETEQLVAFLKTLTDSTFITNKSLSNPN
- the nadA gene encoding quinolinate synthase NadA; translated protein: MTTEELKQEISRLRKEQNVVILAHYYQVPEIQDVADFVGDSLALAQEAAKTDAEIIVFAGVHFMAETAKILNPNKKVLLPDLEAGCSLAESCPPESFAVYSAKYPDHIVVSYINCTAEVKTMTDIVCTSSNAVKIINSIPAERPIIFAPDVNLGKYLIKTTGRNMKLWDGACIVHEAFDLEKIVKLKTDHPEAKIIAHPESEAHILKVANFVGSTAALLKFAQEDDAQTYIVATEHGILHKMAQNLPQKKLIPAPSVEDNTCACSECAFMKVNTLQKLHDCLKYGYPEITLDKEIIRKARLPIERMFEVTNQSSPCEAKATI
- a CDS encoding sigma-54-dependent transcriptional regulator — translated: MSIEHILIVDDSHDMLEVLRRQLGDLGHTTFQASNVMDAVDILKGSKPDLLITDLQMPGVNGMQLVKYASENFPQLPVLVITGYPSVENAIDAVKSGAIDYLVKPFTKAELESAVNKSLLNTRGAKQAEVLTSGADKNKAALSYHGIIGQSEALEKTKDVIERIKDNKVTTLINGESGTGKELVARAIHYSGRFAKSPFVAVNCGGIPENLLESELFGYTKGAFTGADSTRAGFFQAADGGTIFLDEIGNASLQVQQRLLRVLQEKEVMMIGSTKAQKIDVRVVAATNSDLLEMSKTGTFREDLYYRLNVVNLEIPPLRKRKDDIPILASYFVGKFIREFNKPKLHITAKAMEVLLRYHWPGNIRELENTIQRCIIMADDEIGIDQLPDHLKMAAPSSDIEDNQWATLAEVEKKHIEKVLLSVGGNKTKAAEILGIDRKTLRGKL